The Acanthochromis polyacanthus isolate Apoly-LR-REF ecotype Palm Island chromosome 17, KAUST_Apoly_ChrSc, whole genome shotgun sequence genome has a window encoding:
- the samsn1b gene encoding SAM domain-containing protein SAMSN-1b, giving the protein MIRSITDLHLSQNRLARCGRLDALRQHSSLLKPQDNGSCPQKQEQKIEPTVVWLKRREMETSLQSGQTHVKASPETALTALIKRDLQKDEAEKRETDHGRPLTKGRSNSLESLYSHNSGQSSSSGVTSGSDCSSNRDSLRLDDDLLYTRQFCSRARVHTDYVPSPYDTESLKLKVGDVIDIIAKPPMGIWTGMLNGRMGNFKFIYVDVLTEESSKTHQETQIHEASHKSTVHEVLKRLSLEEYSSSLQLNGYQTVDDLMRLREHHLMELNVTDPEHRQRLLAAVDSLQQLGSVSQLENEAKTSSESRKADMSNCPRDSGCDMPPDSPGSNTTEADLHL; this is encoded by the exons ATGATCCGCTCCATCACAGACCTGCACCTCTCACAGAACCGA CTGGCCAGATGTGGGAGACTTGACGCCCTCAGACAGCACTCGTCTTTATTAAAACCGCAGGATAACGGAAGCTGTCCG CAAAAgcaggagcagaaaattgaGCCGACCGTAGTGTGGCTGAagaggagggagatggagaCCTCATTACAGAGCGGACAGACGCATGTCAAGGCCTCACCAGAGACGGCGCTGACAGCCCTCATC AAAAGAGACCTACAGAAAGATGaagcagagaagagagaaacTGACCATGGAAGACCATTGACTAAAGGACGCAGTAACTCTCTGGAAAGTCTCTACAGTCACAACAGTGGACAAAGCTCCTCAA GTGGAGTCACCAGTGGGTCAGACTGCTCCAGTAACAGAGACAGTCTGAGGCTGGACGATGATCTATTGTACACCAGACAGTTCTGCAGCAGAGCAAGAGTCCATACAGACTACGTGCCAAGTCCGTATGACACTGAATCCCTCAAACTTAAG GTGGGAGATGTCATTGACATCATCGCCAAGCCCCCCATGGGAATATGGACAGGCATGCTGAATGGAAGAATGGGAAATTTCAAGTTCATTTACGTGGATGTGCTAACAGAGGAGAGCTCCAAGACACACCAGGAAACACAAATCCATGAAGCGAGCCATAAATCAACTGTCCATGAAGTGTTAAAGCGACTCAGTTTAGAG GAGTACTCCTCGTCTCTGCAGCTGAACGGTTACCAAACAGTAGACGACCTGATGAGGCTGAGGGAGCATCACCTGATGGAGCTGAATGTGACTGATCCGGAGCACAGGCAGCGCCTGCTGGCCGCCGTCGACTCCCTGCAGCAACTGGGCT CTGTCAGTCAGTTGGAGAACGAGGCCAAGACTTCCAGTGAGAGCAGGAAGGCAGATATGAGCAACTGCCCAAGAGACTCCGGCTGCGACATGCCACCCGACAGCCCCGGCAGCAACACGACGGAGGCAGACCTTCATTTATAA